One genomic segment of Desulfomicrobium sp. ZS1 includes these proteins:
- a CDS encoding succinate dehydrogenase/fumarate reductase cytochrome b subunit has translation MSVDATMHVVRPGRRDAYLDWLQMLTGTGLVLFIAFHTLLTASIIFGAGALDGVAGALEALHLDTLAHIFVPILFFMHFIIAARKIPFRFEGQEAIWRDARLLNHRDTWLWLVQAGSAMIILVMGAIHMWTNINDEAILAATSTARVQSGGWFLFYLILVPLVQLHVFIGVYRIGVKWGFITDATRPKAVKILTIAFGCVLAIALIALARYATMTV, from the coding sequence ATGTCCGTTGATGCCACCATGCATGTCGTGCGGCCGGGACGCCGGGATGCATATCTCGACTGGCTCCAGATGCTTACAGGCACGGGCCTTGTCCTGTTCATCGCCTTTCACACGCTCCTGACAGCCTCCATCATTTTCGGCGCCGGTGCGCTCGACGGGGTGGCCGGTGCGCTGGAAGCCCTGCACCTTGATACCCTGGCTCACATTTTCGTGCCCATCCTCTTTTTCATGCATTTCATCATCGCCGCGCGCAAGATCCCCTTTCGATTCGAAGGCCAGGAAGCAATCTGGCGCGACGCGCGCCTGCTGAATCACCGCGACACCTGGCTGTGGCTGGTGCAGGCGGGATCGGCCATGATCATTCTCGTCATGGGCGCCATTCACATGTGGACCAACATCAACGATGAAGCCATCCTGGCCGCCACCTCCACGGCGCGGGTCCAAAGCGGCGGTTGGTTTCTTTTCTACCTGATTCTTGTTCCTTTGGTGCAACTCCACGTCTTTATCGGCGTGTACCGCATCGGGGTCAAATGGGGCTTCATCACCGACGCCACGCGCCCGAAAGCCGTGAAGATCCTGACCATTGCCTTTGGCTGTGTCCTGGCAATCGCCCTTATCGCATTGGCCCGCTACGCCACCATGACCGTCTAA
- a CDS encoding heavy metal translocating P-type ATPase: MNSTSRSIRLPVGGIHCAACSARIEKVVGAMPGVEQIVVNLATEEMDLRFDPQETPLDKILEQVRELGFSVEAPTEHSVLELKIGGMHCAACSSRIERVTGRMEGVTEASVNLGAESGRFVFDPALVSQRTLRQAIHDAGFTTSIPQKERAGDEEERINARLAEKKKVVLWSMAFALPLLVLSMGHMWGMPLPHWLDPMHAPGTFALAQLLLTLPVVWSGRSFYLIGFPALARRAPNMDSLVAVGTGAALVYSLWNTIEIWLGVDAQARAMDLYYESAAVLIAMISLGKFFEARSVSRTTGAVRALMALAPDTATLVDGRNERKIPVEEIEPGDLLRIRPGERLPVDGEVAEGQSHVDESMLTGEPLPVRRGPGARVYGGTLNTTGAFVMRASLVGEDTMLARIVRLVRDAQGSKAPIASLADTISYYFVPVVMVLALVSGLAWYFFSDEPFVFALRIAISVLVIACPCAMGLATPTSIMVGTGRGAQLGVLIKSGRALQRAGELRTLVFDKTGTLTVGKPVLSEVWVDPAAGIDKESLLRLSASIEAQSEHPLARAVVQAVQGSLPKASDFLSVPGQGVTAVVEGRAVAIGNERLMQAENLNLDQANAVRERMEENGATVVHVAVDGRLVGLLAVSDQLRPESKTAVQRLRDLGMEIVLLTGDSERAAQAVATQLGIKRVVAGVLPDRKAEEIARLQAEGRVVGMVGDGINDAPALARADLGVAMGGGMDVAMESGDVVLMREDLTGVLTALSLSRAVMRNIRQNLFWAFAFNTIGLPVAAGLLHIFGGPTMSPMLAGTAMAMSSVLVVSNALRLRFFVPPNT, translated from the coding sequence ATGAACTCGACATCACGTTCAATACGTTTACCCGTCGGCGGAATACACTGCGCGGCCTGTTCGGCCCGCATCGAAAAAGTGGTCGGGGCCATGCCGGGGGTGGAGCAGATTGTGGTCAACCTGGCCACGGAAGAGATGGACCTGCGCTTTGATCCGCAAGAAACGCCCCTGGACAAGATCCTGGAGCAGGTGCGGGAACTGGGTTTTTCCGTTGAGGCGCCGACAGAACACAGCGTGCTTGAGCTCAAGATCGGCGGCATGCACTGCGCGGCCTGCTCTTCGCGCATCGAGCGCGTCACCGGGCGCATGGAGGGCGTGACGGAGGCCAGCGTCAACCTCGGCGCGGAAAGCGGCCGTTTCGTCTTTGACCCGGCCCTGGTCTCGCAACGCACCTTGCGCCAAGCCATCCACGACGCAGGCTTCACCACGAGCATCCCACAGAAGGAGCGTGCCGGGGACGAGGAAGAGCGCATCAACGCCCGTCTGGCGGAGAAAAAAAAGGTCGTGCTCTGGTCCATGGCTTTTGCTCTGCCGCTTCTGGTGCTCTCCATGGGCCACATGTGGGGTATGCCCCTGCCCCACTGGCTCGACCCCATGCACGCGCCCGGAACCTTCGCCCTGGCCCAGTTGCTGCTGACCCTGCCCGTGGTCTGGAGCGGCCGCAGCTTCTACCTGATCGGATTTCCCGCCCTGGCCCGCCGCGCCCCGAACATGGACTCGCTGGTGGCCGTGGGCACGGGCGCGGCCCTGGTCTATTCGTTGTGGAACACGATCGAGATCTGGCTTGGCGTGGACGCCCAGGCCCGCGCCATGGACCTCTACTACGAATCCGCCGCCGTGCTCATCGCCATGATCTCGCTGGGCAAGTTCTTCGAGGCCCGCTCCGTATCGAGAACCACGGGCGCGGTGCGAGCGCTCATGGCCCTGGCTCCGGACACGGCCACGCTGGTGGATGGCAGGAATGAGCGCAAGATCCCGGTGGAAGAGATCGAACCCGGCGACCTCTTGCGCATCCGCCCCGGCGAACGCCTGCCCGTGGACGGCGAAGTGGCGGAGGGGCAGAGCCATGTGGATGAATCCATGCTCACGGGCGAGCCGCTGCCGGTGCGGCGAGGTCCCGGAGCCCGCGTTTACGGCGGCACGCTGAACACCACGGGCGCGTTTGTCATGCGCGCGTCCCTGGTGGGCGAAGACACCATGCTGGCCCGCATCGTGCGACTGGTGCGCGACGCCCAGGGCTCCAAGGCCCCCATCGCCAGCCTGGCCGACACGATCAGCTATTATTTCGTGCCCGTGGTGATGGTCCTGGCCCTGGTTTCGGGCCTGGCCTGGTACTTTTTCAGCGACGAGCCCTTTGTCTTCGCCCTGCGCATCGCCATCTCCGTGCTGGTCATCGCCTGCCCCTGCGCCATGGGCCTGGCCACGCCGACCTCCATCATGGTCGGCACGGGACGCGGCGCTCAGCTGGGCGTTTTGATCAAATCCGGCCGCGCCCTGCAACGCGCCGGGGAGCTTCGGACCCTGGTCTTCGACAAGACAGGAACACTGACCGTGGGCAAGCCGGTGCTAAGCGAAGTCTGGGTCGATCCGGCCGCAGGGATCGACAAAGAGTCCTTGTTGCGCCTGTCCGCATCCATCGAGGCCCAGTCCGAGCACCCCCTGGCCCGGGCCGTTGTCCAGGCCGTGCAGGGCTCCCTGCCCAAGGCTTCGGATTTCCTGTCCGTGCCCGGCCAAGGCGTGACCGCCGTGGTTGAAGGCCGCGCCGTCGCCATTGGCAACGAACGGCTGATGCAGGCCGAAAACCTGAATCTGGATCAGGCCAATGCCGTGCGCGAACGTATGGAGGAGAACGGGGCCACCGTGGTGCACGTGGCTGTGGATGGACGCCTGGTGGGCCTTTTGGCCGTAAGCGACCAGCTCAGGCCTGAATCGAAGACAGCCGTGCAGCGCCTGCGCGACCTGGGCATGGAGATCGTGCTGTTGACGGGGGACTCCGAACGCGCGGCCCAGGCCGTAGCCACGCAGCTCGGCATAAAGCGGGTCGTGGCCGGGGTGCTGCCGGATCGCAAGGCCGAGGAGATCGCCCGCCTGCAGGCGGAAGGACGCGTGGTAGGCATGGTCGGCGACGGAATCAACGACGCCCCGGCCCTGGCCCGGGCCGACCTGGGCGTGGCCATGGGCGGCGGCATGGACGTGGCCATGGAATCGGGGGACGTGGTGCTCATGCGCGAAGATCTCACCGGCGTGCTCACGGCGCTGTCCCTGAGCCGGGCGGTGATGCGCAACATCCGCCAGAACCTGTTCTGGGCCTTCGCCTTCAACACCATCGGGCTCCCTGTCGCGGCAGGGCTCCTGCACATCTTCGGCGGGCCGACCATGAGCCCCATGCTCGCGGGCACGGCCATGGCCATGAGCTCGGTCCTGGTGGTTTCGAACGCCTTGCGGCTGCGTTTTTTTGTTCCTCCCAATACATAA
- a CDS encoding HDOD domain-containing protein, which produces MHKRIEQVLPGEILATDLVDTAGRLLFPKGATLSENAVAALVQRGVTDVEVEDERVTLNAEQLKQAAENAHKFYAGHDLGVAPGPMLLGLRTEAEAMRIERGLPPLLRDCRGPVDPVPLPQELPIFCLDSFEPPQLSAVAQELNLALSAPDPSNKRIVELITRSPGLTAKLLRLVNTPLYGFQRKVETVSRAVSIVGLREVGMLASSLLMVDQFGAIPKSVIEMRSFLEHSLGCALTCKTLAEVTGLAQPEKAFVTGLLHDIGRLYFFTSFPERSRYCIDSALKHKRSLMTEEALFFGVDHATMGERLLDGWGMPGSLSRTVGSHHDPARAAELPLAGIVHLADLLTHAMGLGCSGECGPPETRPEVMDLVPLRPEHMVDIAIRIETQLGLIMGAFQ; this is translated from the coding sequence ATGCATAAACGCATCGAACAGGTCCTGCCCGGTGAAATCCTGGCAACCGACCTCGTGGACACGGCGGGCCGCCTTCTTTTCCCCAAGGGGGCGACGCTGTCGGAAAACGCCGTCGCAGCCCTGGTTCAACGGGGGGTTACGGATGTCGAGGTCGAAGACGAACGCGTGACCCTGAATGCCGAGCAGTTGAAGCAAGCGGCCGAGAATGCGCACAAATTCTATGCAGGGCACGATCTGGGCGTCGCGCCTGGCCCGATGCTGCTAGGCCTGCGCACCGAAGCCGAAGCCATGCGTATTGAAAGAGGTCTGCCCCCGTTGCTGCGCGATTGCCGGGGTCCTGTCGACCCGGTGCCGTTGCCTCAGGAACTGCCCATATTTTGCCTGGACAGCTTCGAACCGCCGCAGCTGTCCGCCGTGGCCCAGGAGCTCAATCTGGCCCTGAGCGCGCCAGATCCCTCCAACAAGAGAATCGTCGAGCTCATCACCCGTAGTCCCGGACTCACGGCCAAACTCCTGCGGCTTGTCAACACCCCGCTCTACGGCTTCCAGCGCAAGGTCGAAACCGTTTCCCGGGCCGTGTCCATCGTCGGCCTGCGCGAAGTGGGCATGCTCGCCTCCAGCCTGCTCATGGTCGATCAGTTCGGGGCCATCCCCAAATCCGTAATCGAAATGCGCTCCTTTCTCGAACACAGCCTTGGCTGCGCCCTGACCTGCAAGACCCTGGCGGAAGTCACCGGACTGGCCCAGCCGGAAAAGGCCTTTGTGACCGGGCTTCTGCACGATATCGGACGGCTCTATTTTTTCACGTCCTTTCCCGAACGTTCCCGCTATTGCATAGACAGCGCCCTCAAACACAAGCGGTCACTGATGACCGAAGAGGCCCTCTTCTTCGGTGTCGACCATGCGACCATGGGCGAACGCCTTCTGGACGGTTGGGGGATGCCCGGGAGCCTGAGCCGGACCGTGGGCAGCCATCATGACCCCGCGCGAGCCGCGGAACTGCCCCTGGCCGGCATCGTGCATCTGGCCGACCTCCTGACCCATGCCATGGGACTAGGCTGTAGCGGCGAATGCGGACCGCCCGAAACCCGCCCCGAAGTCATGGACTTGGTACCGCTCCGGCCGGAGCACATGGTCGACATCGCGATTCGCATCGAGACCCAGCTTGGTTTGATCATGGGCGCATTTCAGTGA
- a CDS encoding GyrI-like domain-containing protein produces the protein MQIKRKNIPAAMVLESAATLTIPEIAAFAGKIIPMILAEAENRGMAITGPCIFTYDGCDGSPDKEFSLTVSFPVDACRGQGAFICKEVPAHECLCTDYRGPINGIGPAWSAFTPQALQQGLALQPVGREVYVKWIDQNNPENLTELQIPIAG, from the coding sequence ATGCAGATCAAGCGCAAGAACATCCCCGCCGCCATGGTCCTTGAATCCGCCGCAACACTGACAATCCCGGAAATCGCGGCATTTGCCGGCAAGATCATCCCCATGATCCTGGCGGAGGCCGAAAACAGAGGCATGGCCATCACCGGCCCGTGCATCTTCACGTATGACGGCTGCGATGGTTCCCCGGACAAGGAATTTTCCCTGACGGTTTCGTTCCCCGTGGACGCCTGCCGCGGCCAGGGAGCGTTCATATGCAAAGAAGTTCCGGCCCACGAATGCCTGTGCACGGATTATCGGGGCCCCATAAACGGAATCGGCCCCGCCTGGAGCGCCTTCACCCCGCAGGCCCTGCAGCAGGGGCTTGCCTTGCAGCCCGTGGGACGCGAGGTCTATGTGAAATGGATCGACCAGAACAACCCGGAAAATCTGACGGAGCTGCAGATTCCCATTGCGGGATAA
- the ald gene encoding alanine dehydrogenase: MIVGVLKEIKSQENRVCMTPAGVEVMKQHGHSVLVEASAGAGSGFSDADYQAAGAKVVAAQSEIYAQSDMVMHVKEPQPSEYAMVRPGQIVFTYFHFAADEKLTREFMKTGAVSIAYETVTGPHGGLPLLTPMSEVAGRMAAQEAAKYNERVHGGRGILLGGVTGVAPATVLVLGGGIVGTNAAMMAAGLGAKVYILDMNLDRLRYLSEIMPKNCTPLMSSPAMIRELSAQADAIIGAVLVVGAKAPKLITREMFKDMKPGCVLVDVAIDQGGCFETSKATTHSDPIYEVDGIIHYCVANMPGAVPITSTMALTNATLPYALQIADKGWKAACKENVGLKNGLNMVGDKITFKGVADAFGLPYTPADACL, translated from the coding sequence ATGATCGTAGGCGTTCTCAAGGAAATCAAGTCGCAGGAAAACCGGGTCTGTATGACTCCGGCGGGCGTGGAAGTCATGAAGCAGCACGGACACTCCGTGTTGGTGGAAGCCTCGGCAGGCGCGGGCAGCGGATTCTCCGACGCCGACTACCAGGCAGCGGGGGCCAAGGTCGTGGCCGCTCAGTCCGAGATCTACGCCCAGTCCGACATGGTCATGCATGTCAAGGAACCGCAGCCGTCCGAATACGCGATGGTGCGCCCCGGACAGATCGTCTTCACCTATTTTCACTTCGCGGCCGATGAAAAGCTGACCCGCGAATTCATGAAGACCGGCGCCGTGTCCATAGCCTACGAGACAGTGACCGGCCCTCATGGCGGCCTGCCGCTTTTGACCCCCATGAGCGAGGTCGCCGGACGCATGGCCGCACAGGAAGCGGCCAAGTACAACGAGCGCGTCCATGGCGGGCGCGGCATTCTGCTGGGCGGCGTGACCGGCGTAGCCCCGGCCACGGTGCTGGTTCTCGGCGGCGGCATCGTCGGCACCAATGCGGCCATGATGGCCGCCGGGCTTGGAGCCAAAGTCTACATTCTGGACATGAACCTCGATCGCTTGCGCTATCTGTCCGAAATCATGCCCAAGAACTGCACGCCGCTGATGAGTTCACCGGCCATGATCCGCGAGCTGTCCGCCCAGGCCGACGCCATCATCGGCGCGGTGCTGGTGGTGGGGGCCAAGGCTCCCAAGCTCATCACCAGAGAGATGTTCAAGGACATGAAGCCCGGCTGCGTGCTGGTGGACGTGGCCATCGACCAGGGCGGCTGCTTCGAGACGTCCAAAGCCACCACCCACTCCGACCCCATCTATGAAGTGGACGGCATCATCCACTACTGCGTGGCGAACATGCCCGGCGCAGTGCCGATCACCTCGACCATGGCCCTGACCAACGCCACCCTGCCCTATGCCCTGCAGATCGCGGATAAGGGCTGGAAGGCCGCCTGCAAGGAAAACGTGGGCCTCAAGAACGGCCTGAACATGGTCGGCGACAAGATCACCTTCAAAGGCGTGGCCGACGCCTTCGGCCTGCCCTACACCCCGGCCGACGCCTGCCTGTAG
- a CDS encoding ATP-binding cassette domain-containing protein — MLEFRDVTLRRAGRVILNQVNLAVSPGEHLALTGPSGGGKSTLLKVALLFEPVDEGAVLWNKREVTVADLAAHRSRFLYIGQKPLPFEGTAEEYLDLPFTFAANRALRADRAEQDRLMEALGLDPALKKSPYTRLSGGEQQRLTIIQGLQLERGFCLLDEITSSLDQESMRAVIRHFAQDKGRTVLAVTHNREWLDFGFSEVCLESGTLWRRE; from the coding sequence ATGCTGGAATTTCGTGACGTAACCCTGCGCCGAGCCGGGCGAGTAATTTTGAACCAGGTCAACCTCGCCGTCTCGCCCGGTGAACACCTGGCCCTGACCGGACCGTCCGGCGGCGGCAAGTCCACGCTGCTTAAAGTCGCCCTCCTGTTCGAGCCCGTGGATGAAGGCGCTGTTTTATGGAACAAAAGGGAGGTCACCGTAGCGGATCTGGCCGCCCATCGCTCCCGTTTTCTGTACATCGGCCAAAAGCCTCTGCCCTTTGAAGGCACTGCCGAAGAATACCTGGATCTGCCCTTCACTTTCGCGGCCAACCGGGCGCTGCGTGCGGACAGGGCGGAACAGGACAGACTCATGGAAGCCCTGGGCCTTGACCCGGCCTTGAAAAAGAGCCCTTACACCCGCCTGTCCGGCGGCGAGCAGCAGCGCCTGACCATCATCCAGGGCCTGCAGCTTGAACGCGGCTTCTGTCTGCTGGACGAGATCACGTCGAGCCTGGACCAGGAGTCCATGCGCGCCGTGATCCGCCATTTTGCCCAGGACAAAGGCCGCACCGTACTGGCCGTGACCCATAACCGCGAGTGGCTGGATTTCGGTTTCAGCGAGGTCTGCCTCGAATCCGGAACACTGTGGAGGCGTGAATGA
- a CDS encoding ABC transporter permease yields the protein MNETMAISIPALLIFSFILVFPVLIFRHLRLRLTRDLLISMARMAVQLALVAVYLEYIFRLDMLLVNVAWVLVMIVVASGSILRQSLLSWRKCLWTILPAHLLTALLILTGFLLVFDFATITSARYLVPLMGMVLGNILRSNVVALDRFFSELRANVEVHIQYLTLGANGAEAVRPFLRNALRAAVGPQIGTVATMGIVSLPGMMTGQILGGSSPAVAIVYQIMIMIAIFTAATVSSFLAMHFAKKAALDPCGRLNEGIFLKRP from the coding sequence ATGAACGAGACAATGGCCATCTCCATCCCGGCCCTCCTCATATTTTCCTTCATTCTGGTTTTCCCGGTGCTCATCTTCCGGCATCTGCGCCTGCGCCTGACCCGCGACCTGCTCATCTCCATGGCTCGCATGGCCGTGCAGCTGGCACTGGTGGCCGTGTATCTGGAATACATCTTCAGGCTCGACATGCTGCTGGTCAACGTGGCCTGGGTGCTGGTCATGATCGTGGTCGCCTCGGGCTCGATCCTGCGCCAGAGCCTCTTGTCATGGCGAAAATGCCTCTGGACGATCCTGCCCGCGCACCTGCTGACAGCGCTCCTCATCCTGACCGGTTTTCTGCTGGTCTTCGATTTCGCCACCATCACCTCGGCGCGTTATCTGGTCCCGCTCATGGGCATGGTGCTGGGCAACATCCTGCGCAGCAATGTCGTGGCCCTGGACCGCTTTTTTTCCGAACTGCGCGCAAATGTGGAAGTGCACATCCAGTACCTGACTCTGGGCGCAAACGGGGCGGAAGCTGTGCGGCCCTTCCTGCGCAATGCCCTGCGCGCGGCTGTCGGACCGCAGATCGGAACGGTGGCGACCATGGGCATCGTTTCCCTGCCGGGCATGATGACCGGCCAGATCCTGGGCGGCTCTTCTCCGGCCGTTGCCATCGTCTATCAGATCATGATCATGATCGCGATTTTCACCGCAGCCACGGTCTCGTCCTTTCTGGCCATGCACTTCGCCAAAAAGGCGGCCCTCGACCCTTGCGGCCGATTGAATGAAGGCATTTTTCTAAAACGCCCCTGA
- a CDS encoding DMT family protein, which translates to MRFYLTTIILLSLSNIFMTFAWYGHLRNLSQTPWIIAAFASWGIALMEYLLQVPANRIGHQVMNVGQLKILQECIALSVFIPFSILYMKEKPSMDYVWAGLCILGAAFFMFRKKLMGA; encoded by the coding sequence ATGCGCTTTTATCTCACCACCATCATCCTGCTGTCGCTCAGCAACATCTTCATGACCTTTGCCTGGTACGGACACCTGCGCAACCTGTCGCAGACCCCCTGGATAATCGCGGCTTTCGCCAGCTGGGGCATCGCGCTCATGGAATACCTGCTGCAGGTCCCGGCCAACCGCATCGGGCATCAGGTCATGAACGTGGGCCAGCTCAAGATCCTGCAGGAGTGCATTGCCCTGTCCGTCTTCATCCCCTTCTCCATCCTGTACATGAAGGAAAAGCCCAGCATGGACTATGTCTGGGCCGGGCTGTGCATTCTCGGCGCGGCCTTCTTCATGTTCCGCAAGAAACTGATGGGCGCCTGA
- a CDS encoding nitroreductase family protein, translated as MKYQAPYTPDFSKRDPGPGVAEEFPARWSPRSFVKTAIPAEDLCVIFDAARWAPSAYNEQPWRILTSTDETFETFLGLLVEPNQKWAKNASVIGFMVAKKTFTHNGKPNDWAVYDCGSAWMSLTLQARKLGLYTHGMAGIKKDPIYEVFGIDRNEFEVVAGFTIGILDVKENLDKPYLDWEGPSPRKPLAEVWKQGAW; from the coding sequence ATGAAATATCAGGCCCCGTACACTCCCGATTTCAGCAAGCGCGATCCAGGTCCCGGCGTGGCCGAAGAGTTTCCCGCCCGCTGGTCACCCAGATCCTTCGTCAAGACAGCCATCCCGGCCGAGGACCTCTGCGTCATCTTCGACGCGGCCCGTTGGGCTCCCTCGGCCTACAACGAACAGCCCTGGCGCATTCTGACCTCGACCGACGAGACCTTCGAGACGTTCCTGGGTCTTTTGGTCGAACCTAACCAAAAATGGGCCAAAAATGCCTCGGTCATCGGCTTTATGGTCGCCAAAAAGACCTTCACCCACAACGGCAAACCCAATGACTGGGCCGTGTACGACTGCGGCTCGGCCTGGATGTCCCTGACCCTGCAGGCCCGCAAGCTCGGCCTCTACACCCACGGCATGGCCGGAATCAAAAAGGACCCCATCTACGAGGTCTTCGGCATCGACAGGAATGAATTCGAGGTCGTGGCCGGATTCACCATCGGTATCCTGGACGTGAAGGAAAACCTGGATAAACCCTACCTCGACTGGGAGGGCCCGTCTCCGCGCAAACCCCTGGCGGAAGTCTGGAAACAGGGCGCCTGGTAA
- a CDS encoding uracil-DNA glycosylase produces MCSADSMHAFMKLLKNSPAGAVFNPWHHRDPQHDAAAGAPVIRREQLASYMAERQKATVILLAEALGYQGGHFSGIAMTSERLLLGHLRHKGLGPEMVFAPAPRRTSREDVKADGFTEPTATIVWGAMRELGIDPRGVILWNAFPWHPYKPDKGFLSNRTPTDEEVMLGRPVLLALTAYVPQARILAVGQKSAALLAAMGIAAPALRHPANGGAGLFRTQFAKELKKGRG; encoded by the coding sequence ATGTGTAGCGCAGACTCCATGCATGCCTTCATGAAACTCCTGAAAAATTCTCCGGCCGGCGCGGTCTTCAACCCTTGGCACCACCGGGACCCGCAGCATGACGCGGCGGCCGGCGCGCCGGTCATCCGGCGGGAACAGCTCGCCTCCTACATGGCGGAGCGTCAAAAGGCCACGGTCATTCTCCTGGCCGAAGCCCTGGGCTACCAGGGCGGGCATTTCTCAGGCATCGCCATGACCTCCGAGCGCCTGCTGCTGGGCCATCTGCGGCACAAGGGGCTTGGCCCCGAGATGGTCTTTGCGCCCGCGCCCCGGCGCACCAGCCGCGAGGACGTCAAAGCGGACGGCTTCACCGAGCCCACGGCGACCATCGTCTGGGGGGCCATGCGCGAGCTGGGCATCGATCCGCGCGGCGTCATCCTGTGGAACGCCTTCCCGTGGCATCCGTACAAGCCGGACAAGGGCTTTTTGAGTAACCGTACGCCCACGGACGAGGAGGTCATGCTTGGCCGTCCTGTGCTGCTGGCCCTTACCGCCTATGTCCCGCAAGCCAGAATCCTGGCCGTGGGCCAGAAATCGGCCGCCCTGCTTGCGGCCATGGGTATTGCCGCCCCGGCCTTGCGGCATCCGGCCAACGGCGGGGCTGGACTGTTCCGGACCCAGTTCGCGAAAGAGCTCAAAAAGGGGCGCGGATAG
- a CDS encoding LysE family translocator → MIDVIHYPLFIITAVTLNLYPGPDTIYILTRSTGQGRAAGVASALGISSGCVIHALLGALGLAAVVMASATAYQMIKWAGAAYLVYLGLTMLRAHGHGSSHALSTKQSPGRIYVQGMITSLLNPKVALFFLALIPQFIAPNAVHPGRSFLALGLTFVATSTLWSLVLAVAAGALHRRLASGSGARWLKRLGGGLLVGLGARLAFSE, encoded by the coding sequence ATGATCGACGTCATCCATTACCCGCTTTTCATCATCACGGCAGTGACCCTGAACCTCTATCCCGGCCCGGATACCATCTACATCCTGACCCGCAGCACGGGCCAAGGCCGCGCCGCTGGCGTCGCCTCGGCCCTGGGGATCTCCAGCGGGTGCGTGATCCACGCGCTGCTCGGGGCCTTGGGGCTGGCCGCCGTGGTCATGGCCTCGGCCACGGCCTATCAGATGATCAAATGGGCCGGCGCGGCCTACCTCGTCTATCTTGGCCTTACCATGCTGCGTGCGCACGGCCATGGCTCGTCCCATGCGCTATCGACGAAACAATCACCGGGCCGCATCTATGTTCAGGGCATGATAACCAGCCTGCTCAATCCCAAGGTGGCGCTCTTCTTCCTGGCACTCATTCCGCAGTTCATCGCGCCGAATGCCGTTCATCCCGGCCGGTCCTTTCTGGCGCTGGGCTTGACCTTCGTCGCCACCAGCACGCTGTGGAGCCTTGTCCTTGCCGTGGCCGCCGGAGCATTGCATCGGCGGTTGGCGAGCGGTTCAGGAGCCCGCTGGCTCAAGCGCCTGGGCGGAGGCCTGCTGGTCGGGCTGGGTGCGCGGCTGGCTTTTTCCGAATAG
- a CDS encoding patatin-like phospholipase family protein — translation MTTKTTSNLKIGLALGSGSSRGWAHIGIINALAEQGIRPDIVCGTSVGALVGAAHVAGNLDKLEEWVRSLTRLETASFFELTSSFTGFVNTSRLRKFLEKHVAEADDRIEDLTLQYGSVATDLESGREIWFTKGPLLEAVWASISLPGLFPAIRHENRWLVDGGLVNPVPVSICRALGADVVIAVNLNGDIVGKHLVKTPKEKKKNGVAEAFTNLVKEYTGSLFFDSDEEDDPPGLFDAIAGSVNIAQERITRSRLAGDPPEILLAPKLSHIGLLEFFRAEEAIAEGSKCVERALPEIEHLLQRL, via the coding sequence ATGACCACAAAAACCACTTCAAACCTCAAGATCGGCCTTGCCCTAGGCAGCGGTTCATCGCGTGGCTGGGCCCATATCGGCATCATCAACGCTCTGGCGGAACAAGGCATACGGCCGGACATCGTCTGCGGCACCTCTGTCGGAGCGCTGGTCGGCGCGGCCCACGTCGCGGGGAATCTGGACAAACTCGAAGAGTGGGTTCGCTCCCTGACACGGCTTGAAACTGCAAGTTTTTTTGAACTCACCTCTTCATTCACCGGATTCGTAAATACATCGAGACTGCGCAAATTTCTGGAAAAGCATGTGGCCGAGGCGGACGACCGCATCGAGGACCTTACGCTGCAATACGGCTCCGTGGCCACCGACCTGGAATCAGGCCGCGAGATCTGGTTCACCAAAGGGCCACTGCTGGAGGCCGTGTGGGCATCCATCTCCCTGCCGGGACTCTTTCCGGCCATACGCCATGAAAACCGCTGGCTCGTGGATGGCGGCCTGGTCAACCCCGTGCCGGTTTCCATCTGCCGTGCGCTGGGCGCCGACGTGGTCATTGCCGTGAACCTCAACGGCGACATCGTGGGCAAGCATCTGGTCAAGACGCCCAAAGAGAAAAAAAAGAACGGCGTGGCCGAAGCGTTCACGAATCTGGTCAAGGAATACACAGGCTCCCTCTTTTTTGACTCCGACGAGGAAGACGATCCTCCGGGACTTTTTGACGCCATTGCCGGGTCCGTGAATATCGCCCAGGAGCGCATCACGCGTAGCCGTCTGGCCGGAGACCCTCCGGAAATCCTGCTCGCGCCCAAGCTCTCGCACATCGGCCTGCTGGAGTTCTTCAGGGCCGAAGAAGCCATTGCAGAGGGCAGCAAATGCGTAGAGCGCGCGCTGCCCGAGATCGAGCATCTGCTGCAAAGACTGTAA